The window TGTTACCGATAACATTACCAGCTACACCACCGATAATACCACCTAATACTGCACCAATAGCTCCGTTTCCTCCTTTCCCTACATTGTTCCCCAAGATACCTCCAAGTACTGCTCCTGAAGCAACACCTACTGCTGTACCTCTTTGTTGGTGATTTGAATTCTGAACCGCTTCACAGCTTGTCAATAATAATGCTGATGACAAGAAAAGGGCTCCTACGTATGTTTTATTAAAATTCATTTTTTTGATCTTTTATGTTGATAAATTATTTCATTCCTGCTCTCTGGAAGTTGTAAACTACTTTTACATTGCCTCCTTCAAAAGGAACATCTTGCTCAAGTGAAAACTGATCTGTTGTCTGATTGATCATTGTAAGACTGTATCCTACAGAGTTTTGTTTTGCTTTTGTACCTGCAGCAATTTTTTTAAACATAAACGTGTTACCGTCTTTTACTTCAAACTTGATAGGCTGTGTAATTGCCGGGCAATCTCCACCTCCGTTTAAAGTATATGCCCCTGTCCAGTTGTTAGGAATTAATCTCCAGTGACTTCCTACAAAACATTGTGCGTCTGCACCTTCGTCAAAAGGCTTGATTTTATATCCTTTTTCGTAATCTATACTTACGATTTGCCAATCTCCTTTCATTTTCAGAAAGTCTGCTCTTTGATTTTGAGACGTAGCTGCTTTGTTAACAGAGGAACACGACACTGCAAAAAGTGATGTTCCCAACATCCCTGCAAGTAGTAACTTTTTCATTTTGTTGTTTATTATTTTGTTACTATAAAGTTACAAAAAACCGTGCCAAAATTTAAAATAAAAAACAAAAAGTCCGAAAAAAATTCGGACTCTTTATGGTTTCTCCTTAAACACAGGGAGATAAATTATTTTTTAACAGCCTTTTTTACGGATTTCGAAGGCTTAGCAGGGCCTGACGGCTTTCCTTTGTAGAAATTGGTATAGGCATATTCTGCGGCTTTTTTCAAATCGATAACTCCTCCTGCCTGCGATTGATCTGTAAATCCGTCTACAGTACTTGGATTGCTGCTTTTCACAAGTGCTTCAATGATCTGATAAGGCTTCAGATCCGGCATGTATGCTAATAAAACAGCTGCACCTCCAGCTACTACAGGGGAAGCCATAGAAGTTCCCTGAAGGTATTTGTATTCGTTTTTAGGAACGGTAGAATAGATTTCTTCTCCCGGAGCGAAAACATTTACCATTTTTTTATTATAGTTAGAAAAATCAGCTCTTAAAGCGCTGTTTTTATTGGTACTTGCTCCTACTACAAGAACATTGCTCACAAATGGTTTCTCGTCAGTAACATTTTTAAAGTTGGTAGGAAATGCCAAATGTTCTGCTACATCTTCATTTTCGTTACCTGCAGCTTTTACTAAAAGAACCCCTTTATCTTCAGCATATTTAAAAGCATCCCAAACTACATTTTTACCTGGAGAAACGGGTTTCCCAAAGCTCATGTTCAAAACTTTTGCTCCGTTATCTACTGCATATCTGATAGCGTTTGCAACATCTTTATCTCTTTCATCACCGTTTGGAACCGTTCTTACAGACATGATCTTAGCAACTTTTGAAGCTACCCCATACTGAATTTCTTTTCCTTGCGGAAGCCCTGCAATGATTCCGGCTACGTGAGTTCCATGTTCTGCATCCGGTCCTTCATAATGATTGTTACCATAGCTTTTTTCAGAATAGTCATCATAGTTATCTCCTACAATTTCTTTTCTGGTATCGTAAGAAAGATCATACTGTTTTGCTGCCGGAGCAAAATGGTCTATTGCCTCCTTCATTTCTTCCTTCATCTTTTTTTCAAATTCAGCGGAAGATTTCCCTTTGAATTCAGGACTTTGAGAAATCTGCCCCAGGAATTCCAATGCGATTGCATCTTTCTGGTCTGTAGGAGCTTTAATTGCGGAAAGTGTTTCAGCTGTCACAGGCTTACCTCCCAATAATTTTACCATATTAGGAATCAGCTCATTCAGCATAGAATAGGTTTTGAAATTCTGTACAGCCTCGATACTTTTTTTATTGAACATATCTTTGGCCTTCATATACATATCAAACTCTTCTTTCATCTGAGCCTGATTAGCTTTATTCTTAGTAGAATCACTTCCTTCAAAAACAGGTTTGTATTTGGCAACAACTCTTGTCACTTCCATGTTGTCAATATCAACATCACCGTTTTTACCTCCTATGAAGTTCCAGCCGTGTACATCATCAATATATCCGTTTCCGTCATCATCTTTACCATTTCCGGGAATTTCATTAGGGTTTGACCAAAGGTTCTTTACCAATCCGGGGTGGTCTACCTGTACTCCACTATCCAAAACTCCCACCACAACTGTTTTAGGCTTCAGCCCTTTAGATTCCAAGTATTTATAAGCATTTGCCGTATTTACCCCATATACTTTTGAAGTTGCAAAATCTTTATGATACCAAGTCATCAGATCTTTATCTTCATTTGGATCAATACTTTTAGCTTTAGATTCCTGTGCAAAAGAAAAACTAAAACCTGCTAAAAAAACTGCAGCTAATAATACCTTTTTCATATGTTGAAATTTATTTTTTAAAGAGATATACCAATCGCCAACTTTATCTGTTGTCTGTTGAAAATTTCATGGATAGCGATGGTATGCTAATATGATTGTTTTATATTTTTTATATACACTAATGACTCCGGTCCTTTATTGCAAATAAGATCCAGAACCGACAGGTCTTCCAAAAAGCCTAATTTATCAGAAAACGTCTGGTAATACTCTTCCATTTGAAACTCTGAAGGAAGCTTTGCCGAAAACTTTTCTCTGAAATTGATACTTTCAGGATTTTTGATATATTCTTCATTCAAAGAGTGTGCCTTTTCTGTTTTCAGTATCTGTTGGATGATCTCTATACCTTTAAGGTTAAAATCAAGAAGATACTTTTCCTGAAGATCAAATATTTTTCTGAACTTATCTTCATAGTATTCAAAATAAGGAGAACTCTGATATGCCGTTTTTATTGATTTCCAATGAAGGGCTCTCCAATCTTCACGATAAGAGATCTCAACATCTTTAAATTCTCTTTTTCCGTTATGATGGATAGGAATTATTAAGGACAACTTTCCGTTGGCTCCATAGATGTTTGCTCTGTTTCTATAAGTCTGTTTGGGAAAACTTTCAAACTGTTCCAATGTAATTTCATTCTCAGGATTTAATAATACTGAAAACCATGAAATTGGGGGCATATAAAATGCCGGTAATAAAATATTTTGCATAATAATATAATCTAGTTTCTAGGGTAAATTACTCGTCCTACAGCATCTTTCTCATCAATAAAGCCTAAATAACGGGAATCTAAACTTGCATTACGATTATCTCCTAAAAAGAATAATTTTCCACTTGGAACTTTTATTGGTCCAAAGTTATCTGCATTCCAATCTTTATGATAAATTTTGCGAATATCCTGATCTGTATTTGGATTTATAAACCTTTCATGAAAGAAATTATTATTAAGTTCTTTATCACTTAACTGAGTAATGAAGTAATTATCATCAATCTGAAAGATTTCACTTTCTTCAGTTCCTTTAAATAGGAGGTCATTTGCATAGCCTCTGTCTATTTTATAAGAATGCTTCACATTAAACTTACCTATCAATGTATTATTAACGTATAATTCTCCATTCTTAATTAAAATCTCATCATTTTCCGTTCCTATTAATCTTTGCACATAGACACCTTGAGGGTAATCTAAATTATTCTGATTGTATGCAATCATTTTAAACTTGACATAAGGAAGGATGTTAGTCATCACAATAAATGACTTTTTTTTGATGGTAGGTTCATTGCCTGCCGTTGGTACAAAAGCATATTGCAAAACCCCGGAGAGTTTTGCAATAAAAAAAAGAGTTACAATAAAGCTACCTATTAAAAGGACTCTATTAAATATTTTACTTTTAAACACTATTCTTCAGTTTTTTTCTTTCTGAATAATTTCACGAAATATTCCCATCCGAAGAACAAGATCAGGATCATCGCTGCAATCCACCAGTAAGAGGTTTTATTAGCTTCTCCTGTATTGGTTGCTTTAAACATTCTTTCCCAGCGGATTTTGAATGGTGCCTGATAAGTAGAACTGCTGTCTGCAAAAGCACCCTGAAGGCTCATCCATGTAAACATCGGCTTTCCTACAATATTTTCTTCCGGAACGAAACCAAAGAATCTTGCATCTAACGAAGCATCTCTGTTGTCTCCTACCATCATATAATAATCCTGCTGAATGGTATATTGGCTCGCTTCTTTTCCGTTGATAAAGATCTTCCCGTTCTTTTTCTCTAAGCTATTGTGTTCATATTCAGAAATGATCCACTGATAGGTTGGAAGTGTTTCCTGGTTGATGGCTACAACGTCTCCTTTTTTAGGAATTCTAAGCGGTCCGTACCAATCCTGATTCCAAGGTTTATTAATCGGGAAGATAGATTGTGTAGTATCAATCTTTGTTTTGGCTTCATCTCTGTAATATACTGCAGCTTCTCCTTTTGTCGAAACTTCTTCTTTCATATCAAGAACATGAGGAAGTTCTTTAATTTCTTTGGCAGTTTTATCCGTTAACCCCTGAAAACCATAAATAAACCCTCCGTTGTCCTGTTGAAACTCCTGAACCGGTAAAAATCCATAAGCTTTATATAAAGTTGGGATATCTAATTGAGCATCTGTGGTTACAATGTATCTGTGCTGCACTTCCTGATCTCCTAAAACTACTTCCGGCTTTCCGTTAACGAAAAGTCTTCCGGCTCTCATTTCAAAAGTATCTCCTGCTGTGGCAACACATCTTTTTACATAAGGATCTTTTCTATCGATCGCTGTATGTACAGAATCCTGAGGATAGTTGAAAACAACCACATCATTTTTCTGTGGCTTGTTGAATTGTAAAATTCTTGTGTAGGGAAGCTTTACTGCGTCTACGTAAGATTTCGGATCATCTTTCGGGTTGCCTTTCTGTCCTGTATCCATAATTGTCCCCTGAAGGAAAGGTATTGCTACCGGACGCATCGGAAGTCTGTAACCATAGCTCCATTTGTTTACAAAAAGGAAGTCACCCACCAATAATGTTCTTTCCATAGATCCCGTAGGAATACCAAAAGGCTGTGTTACAAAAACGTGGATAATGGTTGCAAAAACTACTGCGAAGGTAATTGAACCTACAAATGTATCTTTCTTTTTATCATTCTTTTCTTCGTCTGTAAGAAACAGGTCGTTTGCATTTTCATCTTCTAACTCTACATCCTTAGAATAGTTGA of the Chryseobacterium viscerum genome contains:
- a CDS encoding lipocalin family protein, translated to MKKLLLAGMLGTSLFAVSCSSVNKAATSQNQRADFLKMKGDWQIVSIDYEKGYKIKPFDEGADAQCFVGSHWRLIPNNWTGAYTLNGGGDCPAITQPIKFEVKDGNTFMFKKIAAGTKAKQNSVGYSLTMINQTTDQFSLEQDVPFEGGNVKVVYNFQRAGMK
- a CDS encoding S8 family serine peptidase is translated as MKKVLLAAVFLAGFSFSFAQESKAKSIDPNEDKDLMTWYHKDFATSKVYGVNTANAYKYLESKGLKPKTVVVGVLDSGVQVDHPGLVKNLWSNPNEIPGNGKDDDGNGYIDDVHGWNFIGGKNGDVDIDNMEVTRVVAKYKPVFEGSDSTKNKANQAQMKEEFDMYMKAKDMFNKKSIEAVQNFKTYSMLNELIPNMVKLLGGKPVTAETLSAIKAPTDQKDAIALEFLGQISQSPEFKGKSSAEFEKKMKEEMKEAIDHFAPAAKQYDLSYDTRKEIVGDNYDDYSEKSYGNNHYEGPDAEHGTHVAGIIAGLPQGKEIQYGVASKVAKIMSVRTVPNGDERDKDVANAIRYAVDNGAKVLNMSFGKPVSPGKNVVWDAFKYAEDKGVLLVKAAGNENEDVAEHLAFPTNFKNVTDEKPFVSNVLVVGASTNKNSALRADFSNYNKKMVNVFAPGEEIYSTVPKNEYKYLQGTSMASPVVAGGAAVLLAYMPDLKPYQIIEALVKSSNPSTVDGFTDQSQAGGVIDLKKAAEYAYTNFYKGKPSGPAKPSKSVKKAVKK
- a CDS encoding WbqC family protein; this translates as MQNILLPAFYMPPISWFSVLLNPENEITLEQFESFPKQTYRNRANIYGANGKLSLIIPIHHNGKREFKDVEISYREDWRALHWKSIKTAYQSSPYFEYYEDKFRKIFDLQEKYLLDFNLKGIEIIQQILKTEKAHSLNEEYIKNPESINFREKFSAKLPSEFQMEEYYQTFSDKLGFLEDLSVLDLICNKGPESLVYIKNIKQSY
- the lepB gene encoding signal peptidase I — encoded protein: MFKSKIFNRVLLIGSFIVTLFFIAKLSGVLQYAFVPTAGNEPTIKKKSFIVMTNILPYVKFKMIAYNQNNLDYPQGVYVQRLIGTENDEILIKNGELYVNNTLIGKFNVKHSYKIDRGYANDLLFKGTEESEIFQIDDNYFITQLSDKELNNNFFHERFINPNTDQDIRKIYHKDWNADNFGPIKVPSGKLFFLGDNRNASLDSRYLGFIDEKDAVGRVIYPRN
- the lepB gene encoding signal peptidase I translates to MNYFLTYTVYVLILSVLMGISSWKLFKKMGYSPLFAFIPFYNYFIILKETKHPKWWAILSYLPIVGPIMMSVFHLYLVKKFGKTLFKDQILTVILPFIYMAVINYSKDVELEDENANDLFLTDEEKNDKKKDTFVGSITFAVVFATIIHVFVTQPFGIPTGSMERTLLVGDFLFVNKWSYGYRLPMRPVAIPFLQGTIMDTGQKGNPKDDPKSYVDAVKLPYTRILQFNKPQKNDVVVFNYPQDSVHTAIDRKDPYVKRCVATAGDTFEMRAGRLFVNGKPEVVLGDQEVQHRYIVTTDAQLDIPTLYKAYGFLPVQEFQQDNGGFIYGFQGLTDKTAKEIKELPHVLDMKEEVSTKGEAAVYYRDEAKTKIDTTQSIFPINKPWNQDWYGPLRIPKKGDVVAINQETLPTYQWIISEYEHNSLEKKNGKIFINGKEASQYTIQQDYYMMVGDNRDASLDARFFGFVPEENIVGKPMFTWMSLQGAFADSSSTYQAPFKIRWERMFKATNTGEANKTSYWWIAAMILILFFGWEYFVKLFRKKKTEE